Below is a genomic region from Meleagris gallopavo isolate NT-WF06-2002-E0010 breed Aviagen turkey brand Nicholas breeding stock chromosome 5, Turkey_5.1, whole genome shotgun sequence.
AAGACTCCATGGAGTTTGTGGATCCCAGTGCCACTGGTGAGACGGATGAGAGCGGAGATGAGCACGTCAGCGACGAAGAGACGGATCTGGGGACAGACTGGGAGAATCTGCCGAGCCCCAGGTTCTGCGATATCCCTTCCCAGCAGGTGGAGATGCTGCAGAGCCAGAGCACGCAGGTGTCACAGCCCattgccagcagcagtgctggcgGGATGatctcctctgctgctgcctcagtGACCTCATGGTTTAAGGCGTACACCGGCCATCGCTAATGAGCATGGGAAAAGGATCACAGGATTTTGGAAGCAATCCCTCCCCAGCAATGCTGTAGTAAACCTTACATATTCAGTTAAGTAGTGCCTGGAACAAAGAAAAGGTCAGACTTCAATTTTGTAAACCAGAAGAACCTTTTTATTGACCCAAGATGACTGTGATGGTACCGTTTTGTAAATTAGCTAGCTATGTATTTCTGACGGATTCTGTGATGGCACTTTGTGTCTTGGTTCTGTCTGCATTGTTGGATATCAAAGGAGGACCCAGCGGCCTCCAGCTCTGTTTCctaaagaagaaacagattCTGTAGTGTTTGGATCCAAACGAGTACAGAGGGAAGGCTGCTCAGTATTCAGTCTGGACGGTGGTGCAAATGCAATTCACATGTTCTTAACTCCTTACAGGGtttatgtttgtgttttaagtCTGTCTTGCATAATGCAAAAATGCatatttctaaattttcttttttcattcaggACATGACAACGATGCGTTTTTAACATGTTTTCTAATCTCCGTTgccatatttttttaatatggagaATCAGCATGGACAAGAATTCACACAGCAGGTTGCTCTTATTTCAGGTTTGGTTGTGGATCTTGACCCAGTTTTGCTGTAGGAAACTGGCTTGCTCCACCAGTAGGCAGCCTACAAGTACCATGTTGTGCTCTCCAGGCACGATGCTCTTTACTCTTGATACCACACACCAAAGAAACACTGGATGTTCTCTTAGCTAGACCCATATCTGACACCGCTGTTGCAATAAGACTCATCAGTTACACCGTGTTGCCACTTCTAATATTAGAAAAACCTCATTTCAAGCTAGCTTCGTGAAGTCCCATGTTCTACCTGCTACGTGCATTTTAAACCCTGTTCCATTTTGTGTTGCTGgtgggtttttctttctgttcttgtttgcTGATTGCCAAGGAGCTGATTTCATctcactgcagccctgctcccaggGCAGCTGGCGTGCTCACAGAACCACGGGAGCTGTGATACTGACAGAGGTTTGCTACCAAGTGCTCCTCCACTTCCTCTGCCCCGTGGGATGCATCGCTTAAAGATGGTTTTGCTCAGTGAGGCTTCCATTGTATGGTTTACATTTCACGCAGCTGGGATGTTGTACATCTTCATGGGCATTTGTGTGAAATCATCCTCCCATCCCTCTCAGGTGGAAGATTTCAGTCTTCCCTGTTGAAGCAGCTGGGAATGCAAGTGAGGCACACAGAGGTGAGGCACACAGAGGCAGCATCCTTGTGCgcagcagaaaggcagctctgctgagttCTGTGCCCAGTAGTACAGCCCAGCTCTGTCCTACACAGCAGCTCTTGGTCTTTGGGATGGGAATCTATTTGGGGTTTCTTTGAACCAAAGACGTTAACTCTGCACTAACAGCCTGTACACTGCTCTATGAAGACACCCTTGGTCCTAAACCCAAGTTAGGTTCGTTCTGGGAAGCAGTTAAACAAACAGCATCGACCCCGTAGACCCCTTTGACTACTGCAGTCTTGGCCCTACTGGCTACTTTCCCCTTAGAAGCTGTTGGTGTCTGAGCAGCCAGCACCCACCAGTGCCCTACGCTGGGCTTTTAGCATCACACAGCCCATCTTGCTTccctataatttttttttactacacaTTTCAATCACTCTCTCGTTGCTGCCTTTGTGTTACGTAGAGCCCTAACAGCCAGGCCACGGTTCTGTTTGGATGCTGCCATTTATGgattctggggggaaaaagccaCCAGCACAACATCTTCTGAGGTCATATCCATATTTTGACCGTGGTGTTTTCCAAATAACTTATTTGCAACCATGTCATAGAGTGCACAGTGGCACTGCGAGGGTGTTAATGCATCGAGACCGGTCCTTTCGAGGAACAGTTTTCTAACAGGATAGAGTGTtgtttttgaagtgttttgcacACGTGTAGCTAAGGGAGAGTTACATGTGTCCGAACCTCCAGTGCAATCAGTGGGATTGGTTTTCCAGGTTGTTCCAGGGGgtgagggagggaaggaagcacTGTCTGCTCATTGGAGGTTTCTGTAGGCAGCCAGCTGAGTTTGCAGAACAGTTGGTGTGGGgtgagggcagcagctccagctcaggCTGATCCCTGCAGCTGGGTTTGGCTGTTGTGACTTCCCCAGTGAGATGGAactaaatacaattttttttttttccttttctaagttTTATTGTATTATTGCAATAAATCtttaacagtaattttttttttaagtggtaGAATTGTCACTTCTTCGTGGTTTGAAATGCTCTGGGGGGGGTACGTGACAATTTCCAGCCTTCGAAGCATCACAGGCACCAGCCCTGCTACAATGCAATTGGGAAGCAGTAAAATATGCAGCAGCAAGgtaaaaaaagaatacttttgCTTCCAACAATGGCATCTCCATTGAGGCACACCCCTCTCTATGCATGGGATTCATCAATTTACATGCAAGCTTGGAGCTTGTTAttgtcttctcatttttctccacCCCTCCGTGGCCTCGGTCAGTGAAGGTGACCAGAATCTCACAGCTTGTTCTAAGCAAAATGACCTCACTGCTTCCTTATCTagttaagaaatattttcctccgCTGCTTCTGTTTCAGCCCAGCAGTGACTTTCCTCACCGCCATCATCGCCACGCATTTATCTCCACTTTTCCAGAGTCCTGGGCGGGGGGCAGGAAagctctttcttctccctcttccttaATTGAAATTAAGGTGTGGCCTTTGATCCCAACAGTTTTGGCAAGATTTCAACCagagggcagtgctgctcaTCCCAACCCTGCACCCCATTATGAACCCAAGTCACGACTGCCCAGGGGATTCCCTTTCTCCTCCGTCAGCCGCCCCTCCATGCAGCTTTCTGATCTCCTTCCTCCTGGCTGGCACTGCAGAGGGCTGAGCAGCACCCAGGTGTAGCTGGAGCAAGAACAGCAACCTTACAAAGCTGAGCGTAGGCTGCCAGGGCTCTGCGTTTTCTTGCACAATAATGCATCATAACTAGCAAACCAAAGCCCACTCTTTCCACAGAGCCTCCTGCCCAACCCTTTGTGGCTACTGCTGGCCCCAGGGATGGCCCTATCAGCTCTGAGGTGCTGCTGgtctggctgcagtgctgccttccAGGTGCCCATCCTGATCCCAGGTCAGGGTGAGGGATCAGTGCTAAGGCATtactgctgctcttccctggGCTCCTCcttgcagagcagagcagccgTTGCTTTGGGTTCTGCCCCACATTTCACCCCGCTGGGCACAGGGACAGCActgcaggagaggaaagcaaaaacagaTGCCAGCCTCAGCTCCTGTGAAGAGTTCAAGGAATCACCACCATTCAGTTGTGCTTCTGACAGCCCTCAGGGCGCTGacacacagcagaaagaagcaggCATAGGCTGGAGCAGAGCTCTACAAGGAAAGGTTTTTGTCTCATAGGATTATGCTGCAAGTCTGAGCTCCACCACAACACCAAGTGCTCACCTCCTGTTTTACAGCATTTTCACAAGACCAAGGCAGCTAAGGCAGATCTAGAATGCACATTTTATTTAAGTAAAANNNNNNNNNNNNNNNNNNNNNNNNNNNNNNNNNNNNNNNNNNNNNNNNNNNNNNNNNNNNNNNNNNNNNNNNNNNNNNNNNNNNNNNNNNNNNNNNNNNNNNNNNNNNNNNNNNNNNNNNNNNNNNNNNNNNNNNNNNNNNNNNNNNNNNNNNNNNNNNNNNNNNNNNNNNNNNNNNNNNNNNNNNNNNNNNNNNNNNNNNNNNNNNNNNNNNNNNNNNNNNNNNNNaaaaaaaaaaaaaccaaccagaCAACATGGATAAGGTAGgcaagaactttttttttattattctgacTATACAATAAtattcctctcttttttctccactgCCAACACTACTGTCATGTTCTATTCTAATCTAGTTTTAAGGTTGTCCAGTTAAGTTGTTTGAAGATTCTTTAACCAAGTTGGCCTTTACCTATTTagagtttcttctcagaaacatTCATATATTATACAGGATATACAGATTTTGAAACAAGACacttaaaaacacacacacacacacctatAGCCGCAACACTATCATAGCTGCATTGTAGTGATTACGTTGTTCAGCCAGCTGTAGACTCTGTATGTACAATTAGTTTTTATAGTGTTATTTACATAGATGGActaaaagctttctttattCTAAAAGGTAAAGGCTCTTGTGTTGAAGTATGTGCAGTTTCATAGCCCTGTGAAAAACACGACAATTATATACACTGTAAACAGCACAAGGCATGAGAATCTCCTCCTACCCCAAACCATCTCACAGGAAAGTGTATGTGCACTAATATTCCTCTTCTCCTTCGGCTCCCGCTCCTCTGGTCTTCTTATGGAGAGCACGGTTAAAGCTGTGGCAGGCGGGAACCCAATGATTGTCATGGAGACCCAACTTACAGCCCGGGATGCCCTTCTGGGACCTGTGACAGCACATCCAGTAGCCAGGCCCGTAGGGTAAAGCTTGGCAGTAAGGTTTGGGGTGCCAGCGGCACAGCGACACGTCCCCCTTCACGTATTTCTTCTTGCACTGCTTGCAGGGGTCTTCTCGGTAGCGGGGGTCGCGGACCCAACGTGAGTCTGCTGGCCTGATGTTGTAGTACTCGATGATGAACTTGAAGTAGTAGCAAGTACATTTCAGGGCCACCAGGCTCCTCGTAGGGAGCAAGCCGAAGATCTTCACTATGATGTGGTGAGGCAGGAAAGCCATATACTGCTGAGGTTCCAGAAGCTGCTGGATTTTAAACCTGGTCTCCAAAAAGTCATGCGAGACCTGCCGTTTCAAGCAGGAAGCATCGAGTGCTTGCAAAGCACCTTCTGGAGGGGGAACTGAAAGGGCTGATGGCTCAGGAGAGACGCTGGTCCTGACACACGATTTGTCAGATTCCAAAGCATCCTCATCCTCATTCTGCACTCCTTCACCTGGCTTCTCTTGGGTACGCTCCTGCAGTGGCTGTGGTGCATGAGTGGCATTCTgctcagcctgaagaaaaaacaacctccCCGGAAGGGGGTCTTCACTCGAACTGGAGGGAGGGAGCTTCTCTTTCCTGCAGCCCTTCTCAGTCTTGGTGACCGATATACTGATGCACAAGGGCTCCTTCCTAGCAGGATGCAGGCTCTGCTTCGAGAGGATTACAGCTTCTTTCAACGTACAATCAACATTCGTGCTCTTGCTCGGCAAGGAATCCGCCGGCACCCCAGCCACAGCCGGACACAGGGCTGGCAGAGCTCTGGGAGGCTCAACCCGCCTTTCAGCCTCGCTCCTTCCTGCCGCAATGGCCAACACAGCGTGAGCGAGTCCTGAACCCACATTCCCCTCCAACCCAGGAGGGAACGGCTGCGGAGCAGAGGCAGCGCCATCCCACAGCCCGGCATCCCCACACCTCGCTCCGCAGCCAGCCCCCCGCCGCCCCCGGCTCTTCACCCCGGCCCACGCCGCCTGCAGAGGCTCTGCCAGGCTCGGCACCGGGCTGCGTGCTGCTGGCCAGGAGCACCCGGCCCACGTTCCTGCGGAAGCTGTTGTGCGTGAGAGGCTGCTGCCGTCCCGCTCGCTCTGCCGCCGCAGGCACTCCGACTCCAGCTTGGCCACCATGTCCAGGACGCGCACCGGCTCGCTCTGCTGCTGCTCGCCGCTGCCACAGCTTCCTCTCTCGTGTACCTCACACGGCCCGGCGGCGGAGAAAGGGTCAGAGGTGGGAAGAGCACCTTTAGACGGAGCGCTCAGCCTCGCGGTGGAGGCGGAGGCGCAAGTTTTAGCACAGTCTACCAGTAAAGCACTTGCTCGCTGCTCCAGAAACGCAACCATCTCTATGACGGAGAGGGACCTGCCCGGGAACACCCCCTCACCATTGTCACTCACATAATGCACCGAGCAGTGCTCGATGCCGCACGCGAAAGGCTCCGGCTGGGAGCACCTGGCATTCGCCTCTCTCATCCTTTCCAACTGGATCTTGGCTTTTTTCAGATCTACCGTTTTTTTCCGTCGTTTCACTGTTCTCCCATCGATATCCCACGTGCTTTTGAGCTTCATGGAGCCCAGCCGGTTGTTGCCgctgcactgctgggctgcGAAGAAAGCGATCTTCTCCTTCGTATTGCCAGGCTTCACCACAGCCCACACATCCAGAGGCCCTTCCCCTTCTTCTCCCTGATGGATCGTTGCCGACAGGACGTTTTTCTTCTCCCTGGCACTCAGACCATCTGCCGGCCCTTTCCCGTTCGTATTGCACATAGTATTCGGATAAATAATTCCCAGAAGCTTTCGAGACGGAGTCACAAGGGGGGGCTTGGGGAAAACGCTCAGTTTGGTGCAGTTGTTGGCGTATTTGTCTTCTCGGGGTGACCTCTGATGGGTCATAGGTGGGCCTCTCAGGGAGTCCTGGCTTATTTCTGATCGCTCTTTCCTCTGTAACTTGAGATATGGCTTTAAGTGCATACCAGAAACcctagaaaaacagaaagggaagaaattatAGTTGCAAAATATGCCTGCCTGGAACGAGAGAAGGTGGCTCAGGGTAGGCACCAGCGTGCCTCCTACCCTTCATCAAGCAGCCCACACCTCAAAAGGAACcacatgaaaaaggaaaagcagcagccagaAAGCTACAGTCAGCCCTCAGAGAACAACTCGCATCTTGCAATGATTGAAATCTTAAGGATAGCAGAGATCTTCCCAGTAGAGTAATTTGTGTCCAGGGAGTCCCAAGGTGAAATCCTAATGCCTAAGTTATGTCCATTGTGCAAACGCAGTGGCTCATTCTAGAGTCCAAGCAATCCTTCCATCCATTCAGCCCCAACCCTGCTGTAAGGCACTCATGGGTCACAAGGGCTTACCTACCAGCTACATGGACTC
It encodes:
- the FBXO34 gene encoding LOW QUALITY PROTEIN: F-box only protein 34 (The sequence of the model RefSeq protein was modified relative to this genomic sequence to represent the inferred CDS: inserted 1 base in 1 codon; deleted 1 base in 1 codon), with product MKSSCRAGLHREPLNSASSTFHQVKRVSGMHLKPYLKLQRKERSEISQDSLRGPPMTHQRSPREDKYANNCTKLSVFPKPPLVTPSRKLLGIIYPNTMCNTNGKGPADGLSAREKKNVLSATIHQGEEGEGPLDVWAVVKPGNTKEKIAFFAAQQCSGNNRLGSMKLKSTWDIDGRTVKRRKKTVDLKKAKIQLERMREANARCSQPEPFACGIEHCSVHYVSDNGEGVFPGRSLSVIEMVAFLEQRASALLVDCAKTCASASTARLSAPSKGALPTSDPFSAAGPCEVHERGSCGSGEQQQSEPVRVLDMVAKLESECLRRQSERDGSSLSRXNSFRRNVGRVLLASSTQPGAEPGRASAGGVGRGEEPGAAGAGCGARCGDAGLWDGAASAPQPFPPGLEGNVGSGLAHAVLAIAAGRSEAERRVEPPRALPALCPAVAGVPADSLPSKSTNVDCTLKEAVILSKQSLHPARKEPLCISISVTKTEKGCRKEKLPPSSSSEDPLPGRLFFLQAEQNATHAPQPLQERTQEKPGEGVQNEDEDALESDKSCVRTSVSPEPSALSVPPPEGALQALDASCLKRQVSHDFLETRFKIQQLLEPQQYMAFLPHHIIVKIFGLLPTRSLVALKCTCYYFKFIIEYYNIRPADSRWVRDPRYREDPCKQCKKKYVKGDVSLCRWHPKPYCQALPYGPGYWMCCHRSQKGIPGCKLGLHDNHWVPACHSFNRALHKKTRGAGAEGEEEY